GCGTTAACTTACTTCTTTTTATCGCTTTGATCGCGCTGAGGCGCGTTCTTCTTATCAAATTCAGCTTGAATAGCTTCCGCCTCAGCCTCAACCTCATCGGTTACATCATCCGTAGCATCGGCGGTCTCTGCTGCTTCGCCGTTTAGCTCGGCGTCGATTTCAGCTTCTAAGTCAGCATCAATCGGGGTGCTGGCTTCGGCATTTTCTGAAGACTCGGTGGTGAACACCAAATTTGGCTCTGCTGCTTCTTCTGGTTGCTTTTCTGGTTCCATCTTAGGTTCCTCCTGTTCAACAGCCTTTTTCAACTGCACCTCAACCCGTGGAGGCTGAGTGCCTGGTGCTTCCTTCTTACTCTTGTTTAACAGCGCGTAGGCCACCGCGACAACGCCCGAGGTTGCCAGCGCCGCCAAAGACAGGTTGCGCACCCAGTGCGACTCCTTCTTTCCAGCCGCCTTGCGCGCTGCTTTAGCAGCCTTGTCTGCTTTTCGACGCGCCTTCCGGTTTAATTTCTTACCCGATTTACGAGCGTCTTTCAGCGCAGAAGAACCCTGCTTCTCCGCCTCCGCAAGTGCCTTTTCTAAACGAGCACGCGCAGCCTTGGTGACATTTCCGGCCTTATCACGAGATTCTGCATAAAACTCTTTTGCAGACTCCCGAGCAGACTCCACAGCTTGCTCAGCTTTCGGTGCATACTCACCTGCAGCATGAGACAACGCATCATAGGTCTCTGAAACTTTGCGGTCACGGTAATCCGCGTACGTTCCATAAGCCTTACGTGCGCCGTCCACAACTAACTTGAGGTTGCCGATCGTGCTCATATTCAACTCTCCTTTAATTGGTGGTTCTACGTTAAGACCCCACATTAGTAAAAGCATGGGACATGTGGTTGGCATTTCGCTCGATGTAGTTATGATGGGCGTTATGACTTCTAAGACCGCAACTGCGATTCTGCACACAAATCGCGGAGATATCTCAATTGATCTCTTCGGCAACCACGCTCCAGAGACCGTAGCTAACTTCGTTGGCTTGGCTCAGGGCACCAAAGAGTACAAGTCCGCAAACGCTCAAGGTGGCAGCGAAGGTCCGTTCTACGACGGCGCTGTTTTCCACCGCGTGATCGACGGCTTCATGATCCAGGGTGGAGACCCAACCGGAACCGGCCGTGGCGGCCCAGGCTACATGTTTGCTGATGAATTCCACCCAGAGCTGCGCTTTGATCGCGCATACCTGCTGGCAATGGCAAACGCAGGCCCAGGAACCAACGGCTCCCAGTTCTTCATCACTGTGACCCCAACCCCTCACCTGAACAACGCTCACACCATCTTCGGTGAGGTCACCGATGCAGAGTCCCAGAAGGTTGTGGATGCAATTGCAACCACCGCTACTGACCGCTCTGACCGCCCAACCGATGCCGTTGTCATCGAGTCCGTAGAGATCGTCTAAAGCACCTCTGCACACTAATCTTCAGGTTATGCCGCCATCCGCGGTGTGGCCTGATTTTTTTATTACCTAATAAAGATTGTTGGACGTTATGAATGTAGAGCGGCTTTATCGCCAAGCACCAGCAAGCACGGTGATATCTGCGGTGATCATCGTGGTTTATGCGCTAACAGCAATACAATCGCGGTCTTTAACAAACAACCTTGGGGCAAGCAGCATCGGTGATGCATGGATTTTGTATGCACCGGCAATGGATCATGGTTTTGGTCCGCTGCGCGCTATCGGCGGCATGTTTTTGCATATTGGCCCGGGCCACATGCTGTTAAACCTCCTGCTGTTGTGGTTATTTGGCCGAGAAATTGAACGTGATTTTGGTTCAGCACTTTTTATTGCGATGTACTTTGTCGGTGGCATCGGTGCTTCCGCCGCAGTGATCTGGATGGATCCATTTTCACCTACTGCAGGAGCTTCTGGAGCCATCTACGCGATGATGTCCATTTTGGTGGGATTATTTATCCTGCGCGGTGCAGATATCCGCGCACCACTGATACTTATCGCCATTAACATTGCTTATACCTTGAGTGCTTCTGGTGTGTCTTTGTGGGGACACTTGGGTGGTTTGATCACCGGTGCACTGATTACGTGGCCAATGATCAAAGCCAAAACCTACAAAACGCAATGGCTCATTGTCACCATCGGTCTAGTTTTAAGTATTGTCGCTGTCTTTTTAGGCATTGCGCGGATATAAATAAAGTTCACTTTATGCCCTCACCGGGGTTAACTTACTCCCCTCGGTGAGGGCATTCGTGTATCTATCGACAAACAGAAACTAGAGTAAATTACAAAAATGTCATTTAGCGGGAAAAGACGCCTAGCGGTGGTTTGTCCACAGAATGTGTAATTCCAAGTTTTCTTCTTGTTCACACAGAATCTACTCACATCCCACATGTTTGTGAGTAAAGCTGTGGACAACTGTGGATAACTCACAAGGGGAGAAGTTATCCACATAAGTTATCCACACTGTGGATAGTTACATTTTTGTAATTTACCGAGATGCTGATCGAATTCCTTATTCGAACAGCTAGATAGCGTGGAAACACCGCTGTCAGTACTGGTGCTATTCGAACAAATCACAACCCGGTGGAAACTGTTCACAGAGTTATCCACAGGCTGTGAAATGGTAGGTATACCTGAATCTGTGAACGAAAAACTGTTCCATTCACAATTTGTTCCACAGCCTGTGGATAACTGTGGATGAGTAATTAACTCACACTTGTCCACAGTTTGATGTGAATAACTATGTGTATCTGTGGATAACTTATGGGGTGGGGATGCGTACGCAATCAACTTGATACTGCGCCGGAGTGCAACCATGCGTGGCGGTGAAAGCACGGTTGAAAGCGGATAAATGGGCGTAGCCGAGATTCCGTGCGACTACCCCCGGAGTTAACCCTCGACTCAATTGGATGCGGGCAAGCGTCATCCTTCGGACTAATCCCCACCGCTGCACAGCAATGCCAGTGATGTGGGCAAACCCTTCAGCAATTCCACCTCGAATATCGGAAACATTTGTTTGACGTGATGCAGCTAGATCAGTGGCCAAAGCGATTAGGGTGTCGTCATCGTTACTGAGAGGGGGTTGATCTGTGGAAATCTTGCTAAAAGGAAGCGAGAAGCACTGATCTGGGTTTTTATGATGCGGGTGGAACGGAGTGTAGGTGGAAATAGTGCATTCCAAAAGCTTATTGGTGGAGCATTGGAACTGAATGACATCTACGTGTTGTGCACCAAGTGTTTGTGCACGTGGAACTTGGTACCCCAGTGGCAGAATCAACCCACCTGCTGGAGTGTGTAGGTCAAGGCGAACGCCAGCAGGAAGAATGATGCCCTCACCTTGATTAACGGTGAATTTCCTATCGGCTACGTGAACAACCGAACTTCCTTGAAAAGCCCACACCATAATGTGTGAACCATTAATCCGTGTCCAGGTTTCATTTTCTGGAATCTCACCTGTCCTGAGCCCCAGTACAGGTGGGACAGTGTTGTGCGCAGTTTGTAGCTTATGAATCTGGCTGGGAGAAATGCCCATGTGGGTTCGAAATGCTTTGGCCAAACTGCTTGCTCCGGAAAATCCCACATGGTGCGCTGCCCATTCTGCAGTGTGTCCATCGGAAAGGTACGCCACCGCCAAACTAAGTCGCGTGCGGGTTCTCCAGGTGCCGACATTTAGTCCTGTTTCTTCCAAAAAACGCCGTTGAAGTGTGCGTTCGCTTAACCCAACCCGTCGTGCAATCTCGGCAATAGGCAGGGTAGTTATGGGATCATCGATGATAATCCGGCTTGCTTTTAATGCTTCAGCTGATTGAGGCTTTGGGGGAGTGATGCTGTGTTGCTTAGGAACAGTGGCCACTAGCTCATGAAGGAAAGCATCTGATTCAGGGCTTTCTTTCAAATATCCAAGACCTTGCGCAAAGGCGTACATCAGCCGGTTGTGGGCATGTTCTGGAATGCGCAACACCCCAAGGTTAGGTCTGCAGCCCGTGGGTAATTGAATCGGAATCACTAACGCATCGGGGGAGTATTCCACAGTTATTTCACTGCCTGCGGGAATCAGAATGCCTTGTGCGGCGTGAAGTTCAAATGTGGATTCAATGCTGATGCGTACGCGCCCGCTATATACCCAGATCAAGACCGCATTGGGGGTGATGGTAACAACGTGGCAGTTTAGGAACACACCATCAAATTAGGTGAGGCTATGTTTATTTTCAAGTATTTTCCATATAAAAAAGAGGAAGAATGTCTCGAACTTTAAAACTGCTCGCCATCGGCATGATTGCCCTGCTTGCCACTGGATGTTCCCAATCCGTTTCTGAAGAAGCGGAGTCAACAACCACAACAGATGGGCAATGGCCCAGAACCATCACCCATGAAGCTGGTGAAACAACTATTCCCGAACAACCACTACGCATTGTTTCTACCTCACCATCGATCACCGGCACCTTGCTGGCTGTGGATGCGCCAGTGGTGGGTACAGCCTCAGCACTAGTGACATCACTTGCTGATGACAAGGGCTTTTTCACCCAATGGGCAGATGTTGCCGATGAGCGTGGGGTAGAGGTTGTGTATTCCAATTTGGAAATTGACCTTGATGCCATCGATTCCTTTGAGCCTGATTTGATCATTGGAGCTATTTCAGGTGGAGATAGCGTGGCAGCTGAATATGATCAGCTCAGCGATATCGCCCCAACCGTTTTGCTCAACTACGCAGAACCATCCTGGCAAGAACTGACTGAAACGGTTGCGGAAATCACTGGACATGAAGATGATGCGCAGCAGATCCTTGCTGAATACGATGAGTTTGTATCTGAACAGGCATCATTGATCTCATTGCCAGAGCAACCAGTAACAGTGCTGTCCTATATGGGTGCAGATGGTGGTTGGGTCCTCGATGCTGACAGCCAGCAAGGATTGCTTCTAGACAGCATTGGTTTTGATTATGTGGGTGTGGCACCGGAGTTTGCCTCCCAATCAAATAACGGCGTATCGCAGGTATCTCCAGAAAACCTCCCGGCAGCATTGGAACAGTCACAAACACTGTTCCTTATGCCCACCGGAGGACCCACACCAATCGAAGAATTCACCGGAAATGCGCTGCTAGCCAACTTGCCTGCTGTGAAAAACCAACGGGTATTTGACCTAGGTGATCAGTCTTTCCGCCTGGATTATTACAGTGCTCGTTCCACAGTAGAGCACGTGGTCAGTCTTTTTAAGTGAACCGTCTATACATGGTGATCTTTGGATCACTCGCACTGATGATTGTTTCCATTTTTGTTGGCCTGTGGTTTGGGTCAGCGTCAGTGAGTCCTGGTGAGGTGTTCAAGGCGTTTGTGCAGTTTGATCCCACCAACAATGACCATCTCATCATCAGACATTCACGAGTCCCTCGGATTTTATTAGGCGTCATCGTGGGTATCGCTTTGGGATTAGCCGGTGCCATCATGCAGTCGCTGACCAGAAACCCTTTGGCTGATCCTGGAATTTTGGGAATCAACGCTGGTGCCTCAGCCGCAGTGGTGATCGCGATCGCATATTTTGGCATGACTGATGTTTCTAGCTATCTGTGGTGGGCTTTTATCGGTGCCGCGTTGGCAGCAGTAGTGGTGTACATGTTGGGTGGGGTGTCTAAAAATGGTGCTTCACCTGCACGTCTAGCTTTGGCTGGAGCTGCATTAGCCATGGCAATTGGAGCGTTGACCTCAATGGTGTTGGTGAGTAACGAATCTGCGTTTAATCAATTTAGGTATTGGACGGTTGGTTCTTTGCAGGGCAGAGATTTAGATGTCATCACTGCGGTGGTCCCATTCATCGTGGTGGGTGTGGTGGTGTCGTTGCTGCTTATTAGGTCACTAAATGCCATTGCCTTAGGTGAGGATTCCGCACGTGGATTAGGGGCAAATATTCCTTTGATTCGAGTGGGTTCGTTCCTGGCTGTGGTGTTGTTGGCAGGTGCTGCTACTGCTGCTGCAGGTCCCATTGCGTTTATTGGTCTGGCAGCTCCACACATTGTTCGATTGATCGTGGGTCCTGATAATCGAAAGCTGATTCCAGGCGTGCTGTTTTTATCGCCAGCACTGTTAATCATGGCGGATTCCATAGGAAAAACAGCAGCAGCACCAGGTGAATTACAAACTGGCATCGCAGCTGCAGTTCTTGGTGCACCGGTATTTATCGCTTTGGTGAGATCGAAAAAGGTGACGGCTCTGTGAAAAACCACACCATTCGGTTTTCTCAATTTTCAGTCAGCTTCCGACCCCGCACCGTGATAGTGGCACTGATGGGCTTTTGCGTGGTGGTAATTTTGATCCATTTCAGCCTGAGTGCGGGTTCGATTACCGCGCTCAAAGCATGGTCTGCTGCTGTGGGAATAGGAGATCCTTCAGATATTCGCTCGGTGCAATCACGACGGTTACCGCGGGTACTTA
Above is a genomic segment from Corynebacterium suranareeae containing:
- a CDS encoding peptidylprolyl isomerase, whose product is MTSKTATAILHTNRGDISIDLFGNHAPETVANFVGLAQGTKEYKSANAQGGSEGPFYDGAVFHRVIDGFMIQGGDPTGTGRGGPGYMFADEFHPELRFDRAYLLAMANAGPGTNGSQFFITVTPTPHLNNAHTIFGEVTDAESQKVVDAIATTATDRSDRPTDAVVIESVEIV
- a CDS encoding rhomboid family intramembrane serine protease: MNVERLYRQAPASTVISAVIIVVYALTAIQSRSLTNNLGASSIGDAWILYAPAMDHGFGPLRAIGGMFLHIGPGHMLLNLLLLWLFGREIERDFGSALFIAMYFVGGIGASAAVIWMDPFSPTAGASGAIYAMMSILVGLFILRGADIRAPLILIAINIAYTLSASGVSLWGHLGGLITGALITWPMIKAKTYKTQWLIVTIGLVLSIVAVFLGIARI
- a CDS encoding helix-turn-helix domain-containing protein; translation: MFLNCHVVTITPNAVLIWVYSGRVRISIESTFELHAAQGILIPAGSEITVEYSPDALVIPIQLPTGCRPNLGVLRIPEHAHNRLMYAFAQGLGYLKESPESDAFLHELVATVPKQHSITPPKPQSAEALKASRIIIDDPITTLPIAEIARRVGLSERTLQRRFLEETGLNVGTWRTRTRLSLAVAYLSDGHTAEWAAHHVGFSGASSLAKAFRTHMGISPSQIHKLQTAHNTVPPVLGLRTGEIPENETWTRINGSHIMVWAFQGSSVVHVADRKFTVNQGEGIILPAGVRLDLHTPAGGLILPLGYQVPRAQTLGAQHVDVIQFQCSTNKLLECTISTYTPFHPHHKNPDQCFSLPFSKISTDQPPLSNDDDTLIALATDLAASRQTNVSDIRGGIAEGFAHITGIAVQRWGLVRRMTLARIQLSRGLTPGVVARNLGYAHLSAFNRAFTATHGCTPAQYQVDCVRIPTP
- the fepB gene encoding Fe2+-enterobactin ABC transporter substrate-binding protein, with the translated sequence MSRTLKLLAIGMIALLATGCSQSVSEEAESTTTTDGQWPRTITHEAGETTIPEQPLRIVSTSPSITGTLLAVDAPVVGTASALVTSLADDKGFFTQWADVADERGVEVVYSNLEIDLDAIDSFEPDLIIGAISGGDSVAAEYDQLSDIAPTVLLNYAEPSWQELTETVAEITGHEDDAQQILAEYDEFVSEQASLISLPEQPVTVLSYMGADGGWVLDADSQQGLLLDSIGFDYVGVAPEFASQSNNGVSQVSPENLPAALEQSQTLFLMPTGGPTPIEEFTGNALLANLPAVKNQRVFDLGDQSFRLDYYSARSTVEHVVSLFK
- a CDS encoding FecCD family ABC transporter permease, with the protein product MNRLYMVIFGSLALMIVSIFVGLWFGSASVSPGEVFKAFVQFDPTNNDHLIIRHSRVPRILLGVIVGIALGLAGAIMQSLTRNPLADPGILGINAGASAAVVIAIAYFGMTDVSSYLWWAFIGAALAAVVVYMLGGVSKNGASPARLALAGAALAMAIGALTSMVLVSNESAFNQFRYWTVGSLQGRDLDVITAVVPFIVVGVVVSLLLIRSLNAIALGEDSARGLGANIPLIRVGSFLAVVLLAGAATAAAGPIAFIGLAAPHIVRLIVGPDNRKLIPGVLFLSPALLIMADSIGKTAAAPGELQTGIAAAVLGAPVFIALVRSKKVTAL